Proteins co-encoded in one Pseudomonadales bacterium genomic window:
- a CDS encoding aminotransferase class III-fold pyridoxal phosphate-dependent enzyme — protein MSKTIEYLIEQDAKCILHPASSISALVENGPQMMTAAEGCYVTDADGKQYLDAIAGLWCVNAGYGCEPLAQAMADSAKQLSYYHTFSNSSNPWQVELAEKLIEIAPKGLDKVFFGNSGSDANDTLMKIAWHYHSLRGKPSKVKVIAREQAYHGTSISTASLTGLGGFHKEYPLPLDFILRTDCPHFYTRGKQGETESEFCDRLIENVRSLIERENADTIAAFFAEPIHAAGGIIEPPEGYYPKLKQLLKQYDILLIADEVVCGYGRLGSWFGSDQLELVPDMLSSAKGLTSGYFPLSAALISNDIWRVLKQGSDMLGAFSHGYTYSGHPVGAAVALANLDLMMRENLIERAAKNGKYLHECLRNRLLGHANVGEIRGRGLLAGIQLVADKASKTLPDVSQKWPLKITQLVREKGFIIRPLPSVATLAISPPLIINKQQIDDLIDAILFALDTLPNN, from the coding sequence ATGAGTAAAACAATCGAATATCTTATTGAGCAAGATGCAAAATGCATTCTTCATCCTGCTTCATCTATTTCGGCATTAGTTGAAAATGGGCCGCAAATGATGACAGCGGCAGAGGGCTGCTATGTAACTGATGCTGATGGCAAACAATATTTAGATGCGATTGCCGGGCTTTGGTGTGTTAATGCAGGTTATGGTTGTGAGCCACTTGCGCAGGCTATGGCTGATAGTGCAAAGCAGCTATCTTATTACCACACATTTAGTAATTCATCGAACCCCTGGCAGGTTGAGCTGGCTGAAAAACTTATTGAAATTGCGCCTAAGGGCTTGGATAAAGTTTTTTTTGGTAATAGTGGTAGTGATGCTAATGACACTTTGATGAAAATTGCTTGGCATTATCATAGTTTGCGTGGCAAGCCGTCAAAAGTGAAGGTGATCGCCAGGGAGCAGGCTTATCATGGCACATCAATCAGTACCGCTAGTTTAACTGGCTTAGGTGGTTTTCATAAAGAATACCCCTTGCCATTAGATTTTATTTTGCGTACCGATTGCCCTCATTTTTATACTCGTGGTAAACAAGGTGAAACGGAATCTGAGTTTTGTGATCGATTAATTGAAAATGTTAGGTCGCTAATAGAGCGTGAAAATGCTGATACAATCGCGGCTTTTTTTGCAGAGCCCATTCATGCAGCCGGTGGTATTATCGAACCCCCTGAAGGTTATTATCCTAAATTAAAGCAACTGTTAAAACAATACGACATATTATTAATCGCTGATGAAGTAGTTTGTGGTTATGGGCGATTAGGTAGTTGGTTTGGTTCAGATCAATTAGAATTAGTGCCTGATATGCTCAGCAGTGCCAAAGGCTTAACCAGTGGTTATTTTCCATTATCAGCAGCGTTAATCAGCAATGATATCTGGCGTGTTTTGAAGCAGGGTTCAGATATGTTAGGCGCTTTTTCACACGGTTATACATATAGTGGCCATCCGGTTGGTGCTGCTGTCGCCTTAGCGAACTTGGATCTTATGATGCGTGAAAACTTGATTGAACGGGCCGCGAAAAATGGTAAGTATCTTCACGAATGTTTACGTAATCGTCTTTTGGGGCATGCCAATGTAGGGGAAATTCGCGGTCGGGGCTTATTGGCAGGCATTCAATTAGTAGCTGATAAGGCATCAAAAACATTGCCCGATGTCAGTCAAAAATGGCCGTTAAAAATTACTCAGTTAGTAAGAGAAAAAGGCTTTATTATCAGGCCTTTGCCTTCGGTTGCAACACTTGCGATTTCGCCACCTTTGATTATTAATAAGCAGCAGATTGACGATTTAATTGATGCAATATTGTTTGCATTGGATACACTTCCTAATAATTAA